A DNA window from Hevea brasiliensis isolate MT/VB/25A 57/8 chromosome 2, ASM3005281v1, whole genome shotgun sequence contains the following coding sequences:
- the LOC110669044 gene encoding glyoxylate/hydroxypyruvate reductase HPR3: MASTNPQESVRDHSPLPKVLVPNKPRSFYTIGEEPFTSTKFQYLKAYESPLPLDQFLATHAHSVKAILSSASAPVTADLLQLLPTVRLVVTTSAGLNQIDLPECRRRGIAVANVANVYSADVADLAVGLLIDVLRKISASNRYVKQGNWPTRGDYPLGSKLGGKRVGIVGLGNIGYEVTKRLEAFGCCISYNSRKKKPYVSYPFYENVCELAANCDALIICCGLTDQTHHLINKEVLSALGKKGVIVNIGRGPIIDEKEMVRCLMEGEIAGAGLDVFENEPDVAKDFFALDNVVLSPHCAVFTPESMKDLSELVVGNLVAFFSNKPLLSEYVDE, translated from the exons ATGGCATCAACCAATCCTCAAGAATCCGTTCGAGACCACTCGCCACTTCCAAAGGTACTAGTTCCCAATAAACCACGGTCTTTCTACACCATTGGAGAAGAGCCCTTTACCTCCACCAAATTCCAGTACTTGAAAGCGTACGAGTCTCCGCTCCCTCTTGATCAGTTCTTGGCCACTCATGCGCACTCCGTAAAGGCCATCCTTTCTTCCGCAAGTGCTCCTGTCACCGCTGACCTCCTGCAGTTGCTGCCGACGGTGCGCCTTGTTGTCACCACCAGCGCCGGCCTCAACCAGATTGACCTCCCTGAATGCCGGCGCCGTGGAATAGCGGTCGCTAACGTAGCCAATGTCTATTCTGCTGACGTCGCAGATCTTGCTGTTGGTTTATTGATCGATGTTTTGAGGAAGATTTCGGCAAGCAATCGCTACGTCAAGCAAGGGAATTGGCCCACCAGAGGGGACTATCCTCTTGGTTCTAAG TTGGGAGGAAAGCGGGTTGGAATTGTTGGACTGGGAAATATCGGGTATGAAGTTACTAAAAGGCTTGAAGCCTTTGGTTGCTGTATCTCTTATAACTCCAGGAAGAAAAAGCCATATGTCTCGTACCCTTTCTATGAAAATGTCTGTGAACTTGCAGCCAATTGCGATGCCCTCATCATCTGTTGCGGGTTGACAGACCAAACTCACCACCTGATCAATAAGGAAGTCTTATCAGCACTGGGGAAGAAAGGAGTCATTGTTAATATCGGACGTGGGCCTATTATTGATGAAAAGGAAATGGTAAGGTGTTTGATGGAAGGAGAGATTGCAGGTGCTGGCTTGGATGTGTTTGAGAATGAGCCTGATGTTGCTAAAGATTTTTTTGCATTGGATAACGTTGTGCTGTCGCCACATTGTGCTGTCTTTACGCCAGAATCAATGAAGGATTTAAGTGAACTTGTGGTGGGGAATCTGGTGGCTTTCTTCTCAAACAAACCATTACTTTCTGAATATGTGGATGAATGA
- the LOC110669062 gene encoding UTP:RNA uridylyltransferase 1, whose amino-acid sequence MNGGGGDAPSMQPAANGGEFLLSLLQRPKHQLQTPSPPPPSSQPQFPIPISITPPPGQQYLQQQHQQQQPLAVDPAVAAVGPSIPFVPPLWQSNGRDVLTPSWPLNLSSPPLLPGFLGFPQNPWPSPGSQFQGNQQGVVGDDVQRLGFSSAEVRANNTIHNLVHHKQQLEQKLQFGSFRSDIQTADGLLDVNSKLSAAKELEVGLGIRNLNGLERNPKFEPQLNSNLRTFDLREQDSRAGGVWGKQPHGGSYRSQETRMPPPGFSNKPRGGGGGGGRGRGGGGGGGNWDNGHWREVDRSVNKGNHSEWSKKNAFLSSEDKSLRDGNRSRDLGLNGQLDHPGPPAGSNLHSVSASDIEEPLLNLEAEMIEDVKDEGDELDDLGEELVDSLLLEGESDGKNDRKQNRHSREKESRLDNRGQQMLSQRMRRLKSQMECRRDIEGLNASFLEIYESLVLPEEEKAKQKQLLALLEKLVNKEWPQAKLYLYGSCANSFGVLKSDIDVCLAIEDSDINKSEVLLKLADILQSDNLQNVQALPRARVPIVKLMDPVTGISCDICINNVLAVVNTKLLRDYAQIDVRLRQLAFIVKHWAKSRGVNKTYQGTLSSYAYVLMCIHFLQQRRPAILPCLQEMEATYSVTIDDIKCAYFDRVEKLRGFGSRNRETIAQLVWAFFNYWAYRHDYVNAVVSVRTGSIISKQEKDWTRRVGNDRHLICIEDPFETSHDLGRVVDKFSIKVLREEFERAADIMQYDLNPCVTLFEPYVP is encoded by the exons ATGAACGGTGGCGGAGGTGACGCGCCATCGATGCAGCCGGCGGCGAATGGTGGAGAGTTTCTGCTCTCTTTGCTTCAAAGGCCTAAGCATCAGCTCCAaacaccatcaccaccaccaccttcaTCCCAGCCTCAATTCCCCATTCCCATCTCAATTACTCCGCCACCTGGACAACAATATCTACAGCAGCAGCACCAACAGCAACAACCTCTCGCCGTCGATCCTGCCGTTGCAGCTGTGGGCCCTAGCATCCCTTTTGTGCCGCCTCTTTGGCAATCAAACGGCCGTGATGTTCTCACTCCTTCTTGGCCCCTCAATCTTTCTTCTCCTCCTCTACTTCCTGGTTTCCTCGGGTTCCCCCAAAATCCCTGGCCTTCTCCTGGAAGCCAATTCCAAGGAAATCAGCAAGGAGTCGTCGGTGATGATGTTCAGAGATTAGGGTTTTCAAGTGCCGAGGTCAGAGCTAATAATACAATTCATAATCTTGTACATCACAAGCAGCAACTGGAGCAAAAGCTACAGTTTGGCTCGTTTCGCAGTGATATCCAAACCGCCGATGGTTTATTAGATGTAAATTCAAAGCTCAGCGCAGCAAAGGAGCTGGAAGTAGGATTGGGGATCAGAAACTTAAACGGATTGGAAAGGAATCCAAAATTTGAACCACAATTGAACTCGAATTTAAGAACTTTCGATTTGCGCGAGCAGGATTCAAGAGCAGGCGGCGTTTGGGGAAAGCAACCACATGGAGGGAGTTACAGGTCGCAGGAAACTCGAATGCCACCTCCAGGGTTTTCAAATAAACCAaggggaggaggaggaggaggaggaagaggaagaggggGAGGGGGAGGGGGAGGGAATTGGGATAATGGGCATTGGAGAGAGGTAGACCGCAGCGTGAACAAGGGAAATCACAGTGAATGGAGTAAGAAGAATGCATTTTTAAGTAGTGAAGATAAGAGTCTAAGAGATGGTAATCGTTCGCGAGATTTGGGGCTCAATGGACAGCTTGATCACCCAGGGCCGCCAGCAGGGAGCAATCTCCATTCTGTTTCAGCATCGGACATTGAAGAGCCTTTGTTAAATTTGGAGGCTGAAATGATTGAGGATGTGAAGGATGAAGGTGACGAATTGGATGATCTTGGTGAAGAACTTGTCGATTCTTTATTGCTTGAGGGTGAATCTGATGGTAAGAATGACAGGAAGCAAAATCGACATTCTCGTGAGAAG GAGTCTAGGTTAGATAACAGGGGACAGCAGATGCTTAGCCAAAGGATGAGAAGGCTTAAAAGTCAGATGGAATGTCGCAGAGACATTGAGGGACTAAATGCTTCTTTTCTTGAAATTTACGAGTCACTAGTACTGCCAGAGGAAGAGAAGGCAAAGCAGAAGCAATTGTTAGCATTATTAGAGAAACTAGTCAACAAGGAATGGCCTCAAGCTAAGTTGTATCTTTATGGTTCATGTGCCAATTCATTTGGGGTTTTGAAGAGTGATATTGATGTTTGCCTTGCCATTGAGGATTCAGATATTAACAAGTCAGAAGTGCTGTTAAAGTTGGCAGATATATTGCAATCTGATAACCTCCAGAACGTGCAG GCATTGCCCCGGGCTAGGGTCCCCATAGTAAAGCTTATGGATCCAGTGACTGGAATCTCTTGTGACATATGCATTAACAATGTTTTGGCTGTTGTAAATACCAAGCTTCTTCGGGATTATGCACAAATAGATGTGAGGTTACGGCAGTTGGCTTTTATTGTGAAACATTGGGCGAAATCAAGAGGAGTTAATAAAACTTATCAGGGAACCCTTTCTAGCTATGC gtaTGTTTTGATGTGCATTCATTTTTTACAGCAGCGTAGACCTGCTATTCTTCCATGCTTACAG GAAATGGAGGCAACATACTCGGTCACTATAGATGATATCAAATGTGCTTACTTTGATCGAGTGGAAAAACTTCGTGGTTTTGGATCCCGCAACCGGGAAACAATTGCTCAACTGGTGTGGGCTTTTTTCAATTATTGGGCTTATCGTCATGATTATGTGAATGCTGTTGTATCGGTCCGCACAGGAAGCATAATCAG TAAGCAGGAAAAGGACTGGACAAGGAGAGTTGGGAATGATCGTCATTTGATATGCATAGAGGACCCGTTTGAGACATCTCATGACCTGGGTAGAGTGGTGGATAAGTTTAGCATAAAAGTTTTGAGGGAGGAGTTTGAACGTGCTGCGGATATCATGCAATATGATCTAAATCCTTGTGTAACGCTCTTTGAACCTTATGTTCCTTAG